The Camelus dromedarius isolate mCamDro1 chromosome 1, mCamDro1.pat, whole genome shotgun sequence genome has a window encoding:
- the C1H4orf3 gene encoding uncharacterized protein C4orf3 homolog, protein MERGAAAAGDGRNGPWERRGLGEAERQQQNQVRAHSGANQFPKQSYWLDLWLFILFDLVVFFFMYFLP, encoded by the exons ATGGAAaggggcgcggcggcggcgggagatGGTCGGAATGGTCCCTGGGAGCGGCGAGGCTTGGGTGAAGCCGAGAGGCAGCAGCAGAACCAAGTGCGGGCTCATTCCGGGGCAAACCAGTTTCCAAAGCAGTCCTACTGGTTGGATCTCTGGCTCTTCATCCTCTTCGACCTAGTGGtgtttttcttcatgtattttttgcCATG A
- the USP53 gene encoding inactive ubiquitin carboxyl-terminal hydrolase 53: MAWVKFLRKPGGNLGKAYQPGSMLSLAPTKGLLNEPGQNSCFLNSAVQVLWQLDIFRRSLRVLTGHVCQGDACIFCALKTIFAQFQHSREKALPSDNIRHALAESFKDEQRFQLGLMDDAAECFENILERIHFHIVPSRDADMCTSKSCITHQKFAMTLYEQCVCRSCGASSDPLPFTEFVRYISTTALCNEVERMMERHERFKPEMFAELLQAANTTDDYRKCPSNCGQKIKIRRVLMNCPEIVTIGLVWDSEHSDLTEDVVRNLATHLYLPGLFYRVTDENAKNSELHLVGMICYTSRHYCAFAFHTKSSKWVFFDDANVKEVGTRWKDVVSKCIRCHFQPLLLFYANPDGTAVSTEDALRQVINWSHYKSIAENMGCEKPSIYKSDNSKENGFGDQIKQRENQKFQADNISSFNRSHIQTSGGRGPVKLSHNDQREKIKDISRECALKAIEQKNLLSSQRRDLERGQRKDLGRHRDLVDDDLPHFKSGSPPAPNGFRQYGSPHLYHSQGKGPCKHDRIAQQSRASAQTLSSSKSQILAPGEKITGKVKSDSGTGYETDSSQDSRDKGSSYNGSSKSRNRGWKPMRETLNVDSIFDESEKRQHSPRHKSNISNKPKCSKDQSFNDWPKQNPKQKCLMTIYEDEMKQETGSRSSLEFNGKGADKNKGLKVHGDNWQMQRTESGYESSDHISNGSANLDSPGIDGNGTVMDISGVKETASFSDQIKTGNLNTERVNCTSQQSKNHLEGFRKEFKNLEVGCKSEFHPESHLQIKNPLIKRSHIREANGKLFPSSSSQTLKDHTGRQQTHQTDEQKLERSSECKFSEWLKTENSERTGLLFSTDDNSASGKRVNSNETVSSSSLWSSHMRTVELKPDTAPLLQQQNMLEQCSSENSLPRECIIPSTCRSDGCQMPKLVCQHPPPPLPPKKYATASVPQSEKSDSTPDVKLTEMFKTNSSSLPKHSLSTASEPGLEVSTYINDERPNEPFQGKERVGNTPDSPSSSFTSNFQADSGTVVDAFCQPEIDSGSTGPSETVSLTTYFSVDNCMTDTYRLKYHQRPKLCFPESSGFCNDNSLSQSERELGPVLHSGLGSNCPSGQRYKPGIHCNR; the protein is encoded by the exons ACAATATTTGCACAGTTTCAACACAGTCGAGAAAAAGCGCTTCCCTCAGATAACATAAGGCATGCTCTTGCGGAAAGCTTCAAAGATGAGCAGCGATTCCAGCTTGGCCTTATGGATGATGCTGCAGAGtgcttt gaaaatatattgGAGAGGATTCATTTTCACATAGTGCCAAGCAGAGACGCGGACATGTGTACCTCTAAATCTTGTATCACTCACCAGAAGTTTGCTATGACTCTGTATGAACAG TGTGTGTGTCGTAGCTGTGGAGCATCATCGGATCCTCTGCCCTTCACAGAATTTGTGAGGTACATTTCTACAACAGCTCTGTG cAATGAAGTTGAAAGAATGATGGAAAGGCATGAACGCTTTAAGCCCGAAATGTTCGCAGAATTGCTGCAAGCAGCAAACACAACTGATGACTACAGGAAGTGCCCT agTAACTgtggccaaaaaataaaaattcggCGTGTTTTAATGAACTGCCCAGAGATTGTTACAATTGGTTTAGTCTGGGATTCTGAGCATTCTGACTTGACTGAAGATGTTGTTCGGAATCTAGCAACGCATCTTTATCTTCCTGGG cttttttaTAGGGTTACTGATGAAAATGCCAAAAATAGTGAACTTCACCTTGTTGGCATGATTTGCTACACCAGCCGACATTATTGTGCCTTTGCTTTTCATACCAAGAGTTCCAAATGGGTATTTTTTGATGATGCAAATGTAAAAGAG gttggaACTAGATGGAAAGATGTGGTCTCCAAGTGTATCCGATGCCATTTCCAGCCATTGCTTTTGTTTTACGCAAACCCGGATGGCACAGCAGTTTCCACTGAAGATGCGCTCCGGCAGGTCATCAACTGGTCGCATTATAAATCCATTGCAGAAAATATGG GATGTGAGAAGCCCTCAATTTATAAGTcagataattcaaaagaaaatggatttgGTGATCAgataaaacagagagaaaatcagaaatttCAAGCAGataatatttcatcatttaaTCGGAGCCATATTCAAACAAGTGGTGGTAGAGGACCAG TTAAATTAAGTCACAAtgatcaaagggaaaaaataaaagacatttccAGAGAATGTGCTCTGAAAGCCATTGAACAAAAGAACTTACTTTCCTCacaaaggagagatttggaaaggGGACAAAGAAAAGATTTGGGCAGGCATAGAG atttggtTGATGACGACCTTCCACATTTCAAGTCTGGATCACCTCCTGCCCCAAATGGCTTTAGACAATATGGGAGTCCACATCTGTATCATAGTCAAGGAAAAGGACCGTGCAAACATGACCGAATTGCCCAGCAGAGTCGAGCTTCTGCACAAACGTTAAGTTCAAGTAAATCCCAGATTCTTGCTCCAGGAGAGAAAATAACTGGCAAAGTTAAGAGTGACAGTGGCACTGGATATGAAACAGACAGCAGCCAAGATTCTAGGGATAAAGGGAGCAGCTATAACGGTAGCAGTAAAAGCCGGAACCGAGGTTGGAAACCTATGAGAGAAACATTAAATGTTGATAGTATTTTTGATGAAAGTGAAAAAAGGCAGCACAGTCCAAGACATAAGTCAAATATTAGTAACAAACCTAAATGTAGCAAAGATCAAAGTTTTAATGATTGGCCAAAACAGAATCCAAAGCAAAAATGTTTAATGACTATatatgaagatgaaatgaagcaGGAAACAGGAAGCAGGAGTTCCCTTGAATTTAATGGAAAAGGAGCAGACAAAAATAAAGGCCTCAAAGTTCATGGTGACAATTGGCAGATGCAAAGGACTGAATCTGGATATGAAAGCAGTGATCATATCAGTAATGGATCTGCTAATTTGGACTCACCTGGTATCGATGGAAATGGTACAGTAATGGATATCAGTGGTGTTAAAGAAACAGCATCCTTCAG tGACCAGATTAAGACAGGCAACCTAAACACAGAACGTGTGAACTGTACCTCCCAACAGAGCAAAAACCACTTGGAag gttttagaaaagaattcaagaactTGGAAGTAGGCTGTAAATCTGAGTTCCACCCAGAATCACATCTACAAATAAAAAATCCATTGATAAAAAG GTCACATATACGTGAAGCCAATGGAAAGTTATTCCCTTCGTCCAGTTCACAAACACTCAAGGACCATACAGGAAGACAGCAGACCCACCAGACAGATGAACAGAAACTTGAAAGATCAAGTGAATGCAAATTTTCcgagtggcttaaaacagaaaattctgaGAGAACAGGCTTGCTTTTTTCCACTGATGATAATTCTGCTTCTGGAAAGAGAGTGAACAGTAATGAAACAGTCTCATCATCTTCATTGTGGTCGTCACACATGAGAACTGTGGAGTTAAAGCCAGATactgctcccctcctccagcaGCAGAATATGCTGGAGCAGTGTTCCTCTGAGAACTCTTTACCCAGGGAATGTATAATTCCGTCAACTTGCAGATCTGATGGTTGTCAGATGCCAAAACTTGTTTGCCAGCATCCACCACCCCCTCTGCCACCAAAGAAATATGCTACAGCCAGTGTGCCACAGTCAGAGAAAAGTGATTCTACACCTGATGTCAAACTTACGGAGATGTTTAAAACTAATTCTTCTAGTCTTCCAAAACACAGTTTAAGTACAGCTTCAGAACCAGGTCTAGAAGTGAGCACATATATAAATGATGAAAGACCTAATGAACCATTTCAAGGAAAAGAGCGTGTTGGCAACACACCAGACTCACCATCTAGCTCTTTCACTAGTAATTTCCAGGCAGACTCGGGTACAGTTGTTGATGCTTTTTGCCAACCAGAAATAGACTCTGGTTCTACCGGTCCAAGTGAGACAGTTTCATTAACTACCTATTTTTCAGTTGATAACTGCATGACTGATACGTATAGATTGAAATACCATCAGAGGCCCAAGCTCTGTTTTCCAGAGAGCAGTGGCTTTTGTAATGATAATTCACTGTCTCAGAGTGAAAGAGAGCTAGGACCTGTGTTACATAGTGGCCTTGGTTCAAATTGCCCTTCTGGGCAAAGATATAAACCTGGTATACATtgtaatagataa